The Lacerta agilis isolate rLacAgi1 chromosome 14, rLacAgi1.pri, whole genome shotgun sequence sequence TACTACATTTCTTTGTGTTCCTAGGACTATACTTGATAACGGTAATTGGGAATCTTTTGATCATCTTTGTAGTAGCCCTTGACCATTACCTGCATACACCAATGTACTTCTTCCTCATGAACTTGGCCGTTTCTGATATTGGAATGGTTACTGTCATTCAACCCAATTCTATGTTTAATTCAATTATTAACAACAGGCACATTTCTTATGCTGCATGTGTCACtcaagttttcttctttttcctttttgggtGCTCTGATTTTACCGTGTTAACCATAATGGCACATGACAGGTATGTTGCCATCTGTAATCCACTGCAATATGAAGTAATTATGAACAAAGGGGCCTGCATTCAGATGATAACCATGGCATGGATCACCAGTATTCTCTATGCTGTGCTGCACACTGCAGGCACattttcagttaccttctgctcCAATCGTGTTGATCAGTTCTTCTGTGAAATTCCTAAACTACTAAAATTGTCTTGCTCTGACTTATACCTAGTTGAAGTTGGACTTCTTGTATTTAGCTCTATTTCTGTTTTTGGATGCTTTGTCTTCATCATTGTAACTTATGTGTGGATCATGACTGCAGTCCTCAAAATGCATTCTGAACAGGGACGGAAAAAGGCCCTCTCCACCTGCCTTCCCCACCTCATGGTTGTCTTTGTGCTTGTGTCCACTGCATTCCTTGCCTACATCAAACCACCTAGTAATAGCTCATCTGGCCTGGATCTAGTCTTTTCTGTGACATACACTATTCTTCCACCTATGCTGAACCCATTCATCTATACCATGAGAAACAAAGAGATCCAGGCTGCATTGAGGAAACAACTGAATCTTAAGCAGTTTCCTGACACTGTTCCCAGATTTATTCTGAAATGTTTGGGATTTCCTTTTATAGCCCTTCCTAGGAGGTGAGATCTGTTGAGGTTGCCCTTCTTAGGGAGCAATTCAATAtgcaaaaacagaaatgaaaaatatGCAGCAGAATCATTTGGTAGACACATTTGCTGTTGCCCCGTACCCCATAGATATTATTTTGTTGAGTTTTGAAAAATTAAACCATTATTACCATTCATAGTAGTGTCACCTAGGGTAATTTTGCTATTGCAGCAATCCCTACCCTGAACATTCCATATCTTGTTGGCATCCAACTACTATCAGCTAGGACCACTTATCATCCTTTTTTTGGGTTgaagggagatggagtccaacaaaatatcaaaTGGCATTGGTTCCTCATTCACAAGAGTACTGGAGCACTACTTAAATCACTTGGTTTTCTGTTGTCATCTAAAAGAAATGCATGGTATTAAAGtaaaagcttttatttttccctgggttgttttttgtgttgttattgGGTAAACCAAATTGAAAGGTATCATATGTTTCACCATACGGAGAGGAGTTatagctcaaaacatctggaagattcCAGGTTGGTGATGGAAGGGCAGGGGCAATAATATTTTCATACTTTCAACAGCAAACCAATGCTGTGATGCAAAAACAACCCAGGACATTTTTGGCCTTCTTCTGAGAAGTAATCACATAAGCCAACCTTGATGTAGGCAcccttttacattttttatttcttatcaatcacttgttgtttctgtactttataaaataaaagttgcTGTGTCAAAACCGGAAAGCACAAGGCCACCTATGCCTCTTTGATTGCAAttcttccacatttccactacAACTACTTACACTAGAGGTCAAAATTTTGGACACTTGTGTATACGAAAAGACAGCAGTGGAAGCTGGCAACAAGAGTCCAATTAACCACCCTTCACTTAAAGGACAGTTCCCCAATCCCATTCATCTCTTATATAAGGGTGTCACTGTCAGGCAACCAGTATAAGAAGTCTAAACTCTCCCAACCAACTCATCCAAAACTAAGACTTCAAAGCAACCAGATAAGGATATATGATCTCATTCTACAACTTCAATTATCTGAAGAATATCTTGGTATCtaaagaagtatgcatgcacacgaaagctcataccaagaacaaacttagttggtctctaaagtgctactggaaggattttatttttattttttgttttgttttgactatggcagaccaacacagccacctacctgtaattgcAACTTCAATTAGTTAGTCCTAGGGTTATCTTTACTCCGAATATGGTGTTTAAAGGCCTTCCAGGACATTTGCACCCTTTGGTTCTACACACAATGGGCCTCTGAGAAATCCTTTATTTTGTTCGGATAACTTAACTTTAATATGTCCTCCTTAATACAGAAAAGTTCCAAGCTGATATGGCAACTGTTACCATGCTAGAACTCCAAGCCTAAACCTGgacaccaaaataataataataataataataatgatgattgaCATTGACCAAGCTCCAGTGAGTGGTCTTATGAGGTTACTTCTGTTAATTATCTTTCTAAATCTGTTAGGGAAACAAATAACAAAATCACGGTCAAGAAAAAAGTCtcagcaaacttttcagatcAGCTGTACAAAGGCTCCAGGGAACATGTCtccaagaaagcaaagcaaacaaaaacataaatCCCATCCCACAACCAAAATGAAAACCCCTTTAGAGACACATTGACAGACACACAGCATACCCCATTTCAAATAAAAAACGAACAGTGAGCAGACAAAGGCAAGCTGATGGGAGAGAAAATGCGTCATCTGCAGATGATACTTTTGAGGAAGAGTAAGTAAACATTTTCTCATCCCCTTTCTTCTCATCATTCTTATTCCCATTAACCTATTTTTCCTCCTAGCATTTGCTCATAGCCATATCTAAATATGGTAGTGACTTAATGCATAATCAAACATATAGTATATAAGAGACTCAATAGGCACATTTTATCTTCACACTTTCAAGCAAAATCATCATtcttgtggcacctgaaagactaacaaatttattagggAATATCTTTTTGTGGGAGGAAGGATTGCAAGCAGTAAGGTCAGTGGAATATGAAATGGGGTAAGTGCAAATAatgaaatttatattatattggtGGCAATTCACAGAACAGTTTCtgataataatattaaaaaccaCATCTCCTGAATTGGTAAGTTGTATAAGGCATGCAGTATGTTAAAAGTCCACTGTTCTAATTCAGTCAACAAACCTCTTGCTGCAATGTAATACAGAGTTTTCATGTTATATTCAGCCTTTGAAGCCCATTTATTATTCTGTGCAGAgactggcctgtttgtccaatgtaGCATTCAGAAGGGTATGACCGACATCTAATGACATACAGGTATATTACATTGGAAGCAGGGCAGGTGAATGAAGCACTGCTATTCTGGATAATACCATGGCAAACCTTTCGATGATGTATATAGTTCAACCATTCAAGGTGAAGAAATGATGCTTTCAAAGAGCTGGTAAGGGAGTTGCACATAATGAAGAAAAAGAGTAATGCTGGTCAAATGATATCACACTCCTTCTCCCATCATGGAATGCGTATCTTACCAGTGGATTGTAGTACTTTCTATTACATTAATCAGCATGACTTTAATTGCTCTGCATACAATCATTAAATGAATAGAGAATCACTTCTAGTATTCttatgggtctctctctctctctctctttctctctctctctctctctctctctctctctctctctctctctctctcaggtaaCACACCGTTGTTTTCACATACAGAATGTCTAATCTGACTTCTACTTCTGGATTCCTGCTTCTGGGATTTTCTCAAGTCCGAGAGCTGCAGGTCTTACACTTCTTTCTGTTCCTAGCATTATACTTAATAATCATAATGGGGAATCTTCTGATCATTGTTGTGATAGTTCTTGACCATCGTCTGCATATACCAATGTACTTGTTCCTAATGAACTTGGCCATTTCTGATATTGGCTCAGTTTCTGTCACTCTACCCAAATCAATGTTTAACTTACTCATGAACAGCACTCACATTTCCTATTTTGAATGTGTCTCtcaaattttcttctttttagtctTTGAATGCTTTGATTTTGCTATCTTAACAATAATGGCACATGACCGGTATGTTGCTATTTGCAATCCGCTACAATATGAACAAATCATGAACAAAGGAGCCTGCATTCAGATGACCACCATTGCATGGATTACCAGTATTCTCTATTCTGCGTTACACACTGCTGGCACATTTTCAATGAACTTCTGTTCCAATATTGTTGATCAATTCTTCTGTGAAAtccccaaattaatgaaattgtcTTGCTCTGACTTATACCTAGTTGAAGTTGGAATTATTGTATTTAGTTATATCGCAGCATTGGGATGCTTCATCTTCATTATTAAAACTTATGTGCGGATCTTCACGACAGTCCTCAAAATCCCTTCCAAACAGGGACAGCATAAGGCCCTCTCCACTTGCCTGCCCCACctccttgttttctctctctacatGTTCTCTGGATTCTTTGTTTATGCAACACCACACAGTAATATCTCACCTGACCTAGATCTAGTCTTTGCTGTGATATATGCTATACTTCCTTCTTTATTAAATCCCTTCATCTATAGCTTGAGAAACAAAGAGATCCAGAGTGCATTGCAGAAGCTATTGAATCTTAAACACTTGTATGGCACTGTTCCCAAATTTGTTCTGAAAAGCTGAAATATTGTAGAGCCCTGCCTGGGAGGTGATATCTTACACGGAGACACGTATTAGTGTCCCTTCACTGGGGGACATGTGCCTGGGCAGTGGCATGTGGTtgaatttttcataggggaacttTTAGGGCCATAGGGGTTGGTTTGTGAGGGATATGGGGGTCAATGTCATGAGTGTGACATTGTGATGTCCTGGTGTTGCACACGTGAGCATCGCACCTCCCttcctaagctgggcagaagcttcccaggttTTGTGAAGTAGGTAATAGGGGTCTTACAGGATGCTGGAACCCCCCTGCCTCTTTCCAAAAGTCGGATAACCTTTGGGAAGATGGCAGGATAGACCTTGGACCCATCAGAGCCTCGCAGCTAACTCCCAAATCCAGGCAAAAGCTTCCTGGGCTtcaggaaggaggcaccaggggaacatctaggggactagcctaggactcagctatacagctgcaaataaaacattttaggtgtgctttaagtgcaatatacaatgtgacactagatggtgagccttatgggaaattcagtgtatttttaaaaatgcttttaaaacagcatttccagaatggtttttatatgtgtgtagattccacccctaGTCCACTTAGTCCAATGACTGCATGTCACTGGCTTGCTCCATGGTGGCTCCTCAACCTTGGAATTACATTTCTTTTAAGATTTCACAGGTatccttgctggggggggggtttccctaaCCTACC is a genomic window containing:
- the LOC117057692 gene encoding olfactory receptor 14A16-like, which gives rise to MHNLTSTSGFLLQEFSQVRELQILHFFVFLGLYLITVIGNLLIIFVVALDHYLHTPMYFFLMNLAVSDIGMVTVIQPNSMFNSIINNRHISYAACVTQVFFFFLFGCSDFTVLTIMAHDRYVAICNPLQYEVIMNKGACIQMITMAWITSILYAVLHTAGTFSVTFCSNRVDQFFCEIPKLLKLSCSDLYLVEVGLLVFSSISVFGCFVFIIVTYVWIMTAVLKMHSEQGRKKALSTCLPHLMVVFVLVSTAFLAYIKPPSNSSSGLDLVFSVTYTILPPMLNPFIYTMRNKEIQAALRKQLNLKQFPDTVPRFILKCLGFPFIALPRR
- the LOC117057693 gene encoding olfactory receptor 14A16-like, which encodes MSNLTSTSGFLLLGFSQVRELQVLHFFLFLALYLIIIMGNLLIIVVIVLDHRLHIPMYLFLMNLAISDIGSVSVTLPKSMFNLLMNSTHISYFECVSQIFFFLVFECFDFAILTIMAHDRYVAICNPLQYEQIMNKGACIQMTTIAWITSILYSALHTAGTFSMNFCSNIVDQFFCEIPKLMKLSCSDLYLVEVGIIVFSYIAALGCFIFIIKTYVRIFTTVLKIPSKQGQHKALSTCLPHLLVFSLYMFSGFFVYATPHSNISPDLDLVFAVIYAILPSLLNPFIYSLRNKEIQSALQKLLNLKHLYGTVPKFVLKS